A window from Hymenobacter volaticus encodes these proteins:
- a CDS encoding MlaE family ABC transporter permease has product MVKTFGSFILFIQSMLVRKERFGVLWTRTIDECILIGTDSVFIVAIVSAFIGAVTCVQISYNLVSPLIPKSTIGYMVREMTILELAPTITSIVLAGKVGSSIAGGLGTMRITEQVAALEVMGINSASYLVLPRIVAAILMFPLLVILAMLLSILGGYLAGTLTGAISASEYIEGIRSDFIPYNITFALIKSVVFAFLVSSISAFKGYYTEGGALEVGAASTGAVTNSIIAILLADFVLAAILL; this is encoded by the coding sequence ATGGTTAAAACTTTCGGCTCTTTTATTCTCTTCATCCAGAGCATGCTCGTCCGGAAAGAGCGGTTTGGTGTGCTCTGGACCCGTACGATCGATGAGTGCATTCTTATCGGCACCGATTCGGTTTTTATTGTCGCTATTGTATCGGCTTTTATTGGTGCTGTTACGTGCGTACAGATTTCTTACAACCTTGTTAGCCCGCTCATTCCCAAGTCTACTATCGGGTACATGGTGCGCGAAATGACGATTCTGGAGCTAGCACCTACCATTACCAGCATTGTGTTGGCAGGGAAAGTTGGGTCGAGCATTGCTGGTGGTTTGGGCACGATGCGTATTACTGAGCAGGTGGCGGCGTTGGAGGTTATGGGCATCAACTCGGCATCTTATCTAGTGCTCCCTCGCATTGTAGCGGCTATTTTGATGTTTCCGCTGCTCGTGATTTTAGCCATGCTGCTTTCTATTTTGGGTGGGTACTTGGCTGGCACGCTCACGGGCGCCATTTCAGCATCAGAATATATTGAGGGTATCCGCAGCGACTTTATTCCTTACAACATCACCTTCGCTCTAATCAAGTCGGTGGTATTTGCCTTTTTGGTGTCGTCTATATCAGCTTTCAAAGGCTACTACACCGAAGGTGGCGCGTTGGAAGTAGGAGCCGCTAGCACAGGCGCCGTTACCAATTCTATTATTGCCATTCTGCTGGCCGATTTCGTACTAGCAGCAATACTTCTCTAG
- a CDS encoding acyltransferase family protein, translating into MAKELEITPRSFEYGLEALRGFAALIVVISHIINYGKFIDPGYFPVELTSIYNGGHLMVLIFLVLSGFVISVSTQQIRNWYDIKIYLYKRFIRIYPIYVLCVFLTLLVASTSYSFFAVASNLAFVNVLFSNVLLDNGPIWSLHYEVLFYIVFILIAYYKLNPIKIGLLAAGVGLANFFLVAYSHVSSLTSYCFGFTFWIAGVAIANYFKTKEARTIEYRKLVSYLFLLLTLPYFNGLTLIAEKLSFRYYGGYIEFSFDGNMNHWFKNAFAFLDLTHLIYCCVGVLVFTNSRFKYKHAVLFIIRVLPLYSIWNTKHYYPETLPSLVVPLCCYILSWLLLIKFELLERVSMYCIRFLIWTGGISYALYVLHIPILLAFNKTTLMSGTLATYIFRVLLYLLSVFVIAYIIEKKFQPWIRNIVWRNGVSPDTTSEKQATLLKS; encoded by the coding sequence ATGGCAAAAGAGCTGGAAATAACTCCAAGAAGTTTCGAGTATGGGTTAGAGGCGCTAAGAGGCTTTGCAGCACTAATTGTAGTGATTTCACATATAATAAATTATGGTAAATTTATAGATCCGGGCTATTTCCCCGTGGAGCTTACGTCGATATATAATGGCGGCCATTTAATGGTCCTGATATTTCTAGTGCTTTCAGGCTTCGTAATTTCCGTTAGTACTCAACAGATTAGAAATTGGTATGATATTAAAATTTATTTATACAAACGATTTATAAGAATTTATCCTATATACGTTTTATGCGTCTTCCTGACATTACTTGTAGCCTCAACATCCTATTCTTTTTTCGCAGTTGCTAGCAACTTGGCTTTCGTAAATGTGCTATTCTCTAATGTATTATTAGACAATGGTCCAATATGGTCACTGCATTATGAAGTCTTATTTTATATTGTCTTCATACTTATAGCATACTACAAGTTAAATCCTATAAAAATTGGTTTGTTAGCCGCTGGAGTAGGGTTAGCTAATTTCTTTTTGGTTGCCTATAGTCACGTGTCTTCTTTGACTTCCTATTGTTTCGGATTCACCTTCTGGATAGCAGGAGTAGCCATTGCCAACTATTTTAAAACCAAGGAAGCTAGAACGATTGAGTATAGAAAACTAGTAAGCTATTTATTCTTGCTATTGACGCTACCATATTTCAATGGTTTGACGTTAATAGCAGAGAAATTATCCTTTCGGTACTACGGCGGCTATATAGAATTTTCATTTGATGGTAATATGAATCACTGGTTTAAGAACGCTTTTGCGTTTTTAGATCTTACACATCTAATATATTGCTGTGTTGGAGTCCTTGTTTTTACGAATAGCAGATTCAAGTATAAGCACGCAGTGTTATTTATAATAAGAGTTCTGCCACTATATTCCATATGGAATACTAAACATTATTATCCTGAAACATTGCCTAGCCTTGTAGTCCCTTTGTGCTGTTATATATTGAGTTGGCTTCTGCTTATTAAGTTTGAATTATTAGAAAGGGTATCCATGTATTGTATTCGGTTTTTAATTTGGACGGGAGGGATTTCTTACGCGCTATATGTACTACACATACCGATATTATTAGCATTCAACAAGACTACTTTGATGTCGGGCACGCTTGCTACCTACATATTCCGTGTACTATTATACCTGCTTTCAGTGTTCGTCATAGCTTATATAATCGAAAAGAAGTTTCAGCCATGGATAAGAAATATAGTATGGCGAAATGGCGTAAGTCCTGATACAACCAGTGAAAAGCAAGCCACATTGCTAAAAAGCTGA
- a CDS encoding bifunctional nuclease family protein produces MKKIPLEILGLSSSQSQSGSFALILGEKTGNRRLPIIIGMFEAQSIAIQIEKINPNRPLTHDLFKSFAEHVHVAVLEVIISDLKEGVFYSKIVCSDGATTFELDSRPSDAIAIGLRFGVPIFTVESVLSEAGIILSELDENAEDSDDEDDEDDDDSPTGPAKPEPTPRDPSGQVSLDELTKMLAQALEREDYEKAAKIRDELNKRDS; encoded by the coding sequence TTGAAAAAAATACCGCTCGAAATCCTCGGCCTCTCCTCCAGCCAGTCGCAGTCCGGTTCTTTTGCCTTGATTTTAGGCGAGAAAACTGGCAATCGTCGCCTGCCCATTATCATTGGTATGTTCGAGGCGCAGAGCATTGCCATTCAGATAGAAAAAATCAATCCGAATCGGCCGCTCACGCACGACCTGTTTAAGTCCTTCGCCGAACACGTGCACGTTGCCGTGCTGGAAGTGATAATCTCGGATTTGAAAGAAGGAGTGTTCTACTCGAAAATCGTGTGCTCCGACGGTGCTACCACGTTTGAGTTAGATTCTCGGCCTTCCGACGCTATTGCCATTGGCCTGCGTTTCGGGGTGCCTATTTTCACGGTGGAAAGCGTCCTGAGCGAAGCCGGTATCATCTTGTCGGAACTCGACGAAAATGCGGAAGACTCCGACGACGAAGATGATGAGGACGATGACGACAGCCCAACTGGCCCAGCCAAGCCCGAGCCAACGCCCCGCGACCCAAGCGGTCAAGTTTCGTTGGACGAGCTAACCAAAATGCTGGCCCAAGCACTGGAGCGAGAGGATTACGAAAAAGCAGCCAAGATTCGCGATGAACTAAACAAGCGCGACAGTTAA
- a CDS encoding electron transfer flavoprotein subunit alpha/FixB family protein translates to MSVLVVVECDGGEVKKSSLEVASYGSQVAQLLGTTATAVAVGEATEANLAKLGEQGITKVLYDAEPRLKDFVNGAYTKLIATAAQKEDSKVIVLANSNIGASVGSRLSVRLQASLATNVVELPKTDGGSFLVKRGAFSGKAFADVKLEGERKIIAVKKNSIEALHEAGKTAQVEGFSAQLTDADFADAPKQVVMQDQAGGILLPEADKVVSGGRGMKGPENWSLIEDLAKAIGAATACSKPVSDVDWRPHHEHVGQTGITVSPNLYIACGISGAIQHLAGVNSSKVIVVINKDPEAPFFKAADYGIVGDVFDVLPKLTQAVKELS, encoded by the coding sequence ATGTCTGTTCTAGTTGTTGTTGAGTGTGATGGCGGCGAGGTGAAAAAATCGTCGCTGGAAGTTGCTTCTTATGGCAGCCAAGTAGCCCAATTGCTCGGTACCACCGCCACAGCCGTGGCCGTAGGGGAGGCCACCGAGGCAAACTTGGCTAAGCTAGGCGAGCAAGGCATCACGAAAGTGCTTTATGATGCGGAACCCCGCCTCAAGGATTTCGTGAATGGCGCCTACACCAAGCTTATTGCTACTGCCGCTCAAAAAGAAGATTCTAAAGTAATTGTACTAGCCAATTCCAATATTGGCGCTTCAGTTGGTTCGCGCCTTTCCGTGCGGTTGCAGGCTAGCTTGGCTACCAACGTAGTGGAGTTGCCCAAAACCGATGGTGGCAGCTTCCTGGTTAAGCGCGGTGCTTTCTCGGGCAAAGCCTTTGCCGATGTGAAGCTGGAAGGCGAGCGGAAGATTATTGCCGTCAAGAAAAATTCCATTGAAGCCCTGCACGAAGCCGGCAAAACCGCGCAAGTGGAAGGATTCTCGGCCCAACTCACTGATGCCGACTTTGCGGACGCACCCAAGCAGGTGGTGATGCAAGATCAGGCTGGTGGCATTCTGCTGCCCGAAGCCGACAAAGTGGTTTCTGGCGGCCGGGGCATGAAAGGACCCGAGAACTGGAGCCTGATCGAGGACCTCGCCAAGGCTATTGGTGCGGCTACGGCTTGCTCGAAGCCCGTTTCCGACGTCGACTGGCGCCCTCACCACGAGCACGTAGGCCAAACCGGTATCACCGTATCGCCGAACCTCTACATTGCTTGTGGTATTTCGGGTGCCATCCAGCACTTGGCGGGTGTCAACTCGTCGAAGGTGATTGTCGTTATAAACAAAGACCCGGAAGCGCCGTTCTTCAAAGCAGCTGACTATGGCATTGTCGGCGACGTGTTCGACGTGCTGCCGAAGTTGACCCAAGCTGTAAAAGAGCTAAGCTAG
- a CDS encoding YfiT family bacillithiol transferase, whose product MDASSDLRYPIGQPTLPTEPLEAGARTAHIAHIALLPDQVRAAVTGLSAAQLDTPYRPGGWTVRQVIHHLPDSHLNSYTRFRLALTEENPTVRPYDEHAWAELPDIAATPPAVSLAMLESLHIRWTILLRNLSTEQWQRTFYHPGSQRDFTLDQALVMYSWHGRHHLGHITELRKRQGW is encoded by the coding sequence ATGGACGCTTCTTCTGACTTGCGCTATCCTATTGGCCAACCTACGCTGCCCACGGAGCCGCTGGAAGCTGGTGCGCGCACTGCCCATATTGCCCATATTGCCCTGCTGCCTGATCAAGTGCGTGCTGCTGTTACGGGCCTGAGTGCAGCGCAGCTTGATACGCCTTACCGCCCCGGCGGTTGGACCGTGCGCCAAGTTATACACCACCTCCCCGACTCTCACTTAAACAGCTACACCCGTTTCCGGCTAGCTCTTACCGAAGAAAATCCCACGGTGCGCCCCTACGATGAGCACGCCTGGGCGGAACTACCCGACATAGCCGCTACGCCACCTGCCGTGTCGTTGGCTATGCTAGAGTCCTTGCACATCCGGTGGACCATCTTGCTGCGTAACCTCAGCACCGAGCAGTGGCAACGCACCTTCTACCATCCTGGTAGCCAGCGCGACTTCACGCTGGACCAAGCCCTGGTGATGTACTCCTGGCACGGCCGGCACCACTTGGGGCATATCACGGAACTGCGCAAACGGCAGGGCTGGTAG
- a CDS encoding electron transfer flavoprotein subunit beta/FixA family protein — translation MKFLVCISNVPDTTTKIAFTPDNKEFNKAGVQFVINPWDEYALTRAIELKEAQGGGTVTVLNVGEADTEPNIRKALAIGADDAIRVNAFPKDAFFVAQQIANVAKEGAYDVILMGKESIDYNGFQVHGMVGELLGIPTVAPAMKLDMSGNTATLEREIEGGKEIVQVNTPFVASCQQPMCEPRIPNMRGIMTARTKPLKVVEPIGDAPRTAVAEYALPPKKQGVKLIPAENAGELIKLLRNEAKVI, via the coding sequence ATGAAGTTTCTCGTTTGCATCAGCAACGTACCCGACACGACCACCAAAATTGCCTTCACTCCCGACAACAAGGAGTTCAACAAGGCGGGTGTGCAATTCGTGATTAATCCATGGGATGAATATGCCCTCACGCGTGCCATTGAGCTAAAAGAAGCCCAAGGGGGCGGCACTGTCACGGTGCTCAACGTGGGTGAAGCCGACACCGAGCCCAACATCCGCAAGGCGTTGGCCATCGGGGCCGATGATGCTATTCGCGTGAATGCTTTTCCGAAGGATGCTTTTTTTGTTGCGCAGCAAATTGCCAACGTCGCCAAAGAAGGTGCCTACGACGTAATTCTGATGGGCAAGGAGAGCATCGACTACAACGGCTTCCAGGTGCATGGCATGGTAGGCGAACTGTTGGGCATCCCAACGGTAGCTCCGGCCATGAAGCTCGATATGAGCGGCAACACTGCTACCCTCGAGCGTGAAATCGAAGGCGGCAAAGAGATTGTGCAAGTGAACACGCCTTTCGTGGCCTCTTGCCAGCAACCGATGTGCGAACCCCGCATTCCAAATATGCGCGGCATCATGACGGCCCGTACCAAGCCCCTGAAAGTAGTTGAGCCCATCGGCGACGCTCCGCGCACCGCGGTGGCCGAGTATGCGCTGCCGCCCAAAAAGCAAGGAGTTAAACTCATTCCCGCCGAAAATGCAGGCGAGCTAATCAAGCTGCTCCGCAACGAGGCGAAAGTGATTTAG
- a CDS encoding ABC transporter ATP-binding protein: MIEVHNIQKAFNGNPVLRGINCTFETGKCNLLLGGSGTGKSVLLQCIVGLIKPDLGSITFDGTVFTNNKVDIRQEIRRKIGMLFQGSALFDSMTVYENTEFPLKMLTPEMSKEERRDRVEFCLKRVGLENAGNKMPSEISGGMKKRVGIARAIAPNCTYLFCDEPNSGLDPATSIKIDELIHEITHEYGITTVVITHDMNSVVEIGDHIIFLHKGEKLWDGNKDEILNAKVPELREFIFSSSLVRAAKRVDEESEGGLEALANEPLSEV, translated from the coding sequence ATGATTGAAGTTCATAATATTCAAAAGGCGTTCAACGGCAACCCCGTTTTGCGGGGCATCAACTGCACGTTCGAGACAGGTAAATGCAATCTGCTGCTAGGCGGCTCGGGCACTGGTAAAAGTGTGCTGCTGCAGTGCATCGTTGGGCTAATCAAGCCCGACTTGGGCAGTATTACCTTCGACGGCACGGTGTTCACCAACAACAAAGTGGATATCCGCCAGGAGATTCGCCGCAAAATCGGAATGCTGTTTCAAGGCTCGGCTCTGTTCGACTCGATGACCGTGTATGAAAATACCGAGTTTCCGCTGAAGATGTTGACGCCGGAAATGAGCAAGGAAGAGCGTCGCGACCGGGTGGAATTCTGCCTCAAGCGCGTAGGTCTTGAGAATGCGGGCAACAAGATGCCATCCGAAATTTCGGGCGGTATGAAGAAGCGGGTAGGTATTGCCCGCGCCATTGCCCCTAATTGCACCTACCTTTTCTGCGACGAACCCAACTCTGGCCTCGACCCCGCCACCAGCATCAAGATCGACGAACTCATCCACGAAATCACCCACGAATACGGTATCACCACCGTCGTCATCACCCACGACATGAACTCCGTGGTTGAAATCGGGGACCACATCATCTTCCTGCATAAAGGTGAGAAACTGTGGGATGGCAATAAAGATGAAATCCTAAATGCCAAAGTACCCGAGCTGCGCGAATTTATCTTCAGCAGCAGCCTTGTCCGTGCCGCCAAGCGAGTGGATGAGGAATCGGAAGGTGGTCTCGAAGCCCTTGCCAACGAGCCATTATCGGAGGTATAA
- a CDS encoding histidine kinase dimerization/phospho-acceptor domain-containing protein, with protein sequence MTIRNRLTWLFVGLVAVLLLAVMSVIYILQSEYAHQEFHQRLRDRAEVTGYVFLEQDELRAEAFRDFQRRYLRTLTGEVLQIYDAKLTPRFIEQDERVQISDVILARILTEKLVYFDIGPRQAVGLFYHDNQGDYIIVAAAKNHSGQARLEHLATILACIFVISLVVIYVAGRLFAGKALAPIAAVNDQVDSITAQDLHRRVDANISHEQDEITRLARTFNRLLERLEESFEGQRTFVSNASHELRTPLTATIGELQVLLNRDRDPAAYREAVASVLNELQQLKQLLNNLLDLNQTSNAHLTDELRLDELLWEAREAVAPDQRRRVHITLGELPPTLLHWKSVVTANC encoded by the coding sequence ATGACCATCCGTAACCGCCTAACGTGGCTTTTTGTGGGGTTGGTGGCCGTGCTGCTGCTGGCGGTGATGTCGGTGATTTACATTTTACAGTCGGAATACGCGCACCAGGAATTTCACCAGCGCCTGCGCGACCGGGCCGAAGTGACGGGCTACGTCTTTCTGGAGCAAGATGAATTGCGGGCCGAGGCGTTCCGCGACTTCCAGCGGCGGTATCTGCGCACTCTCACGGGGGAAGTGCTTCAGATTTATGATGCCAAGCTGACGCCGCGCTTCATCGAGCAAGACGAGCGGGTGCAGATTTCCGACGTAATCCTGGCCCGCATTCTGACGGAGAAGCTGGTGTACTTCGACATCGGTCCGCGGCAGGCGGTGGGGTTGTTCTACCACGACAATCAGGGAGACTACATCATTGTGGCGGCAGCCAAAAACCACTCGGGTCAAGCCCGATTGGAACACTTAGCCACCATCTTGGCCTGCATTTTTGTGATTAGCTTAGTGGTCATTTATGTGGCCGGGCGGTTGTTTGCGGGCAAGGCGCTGGCTCCCATTGCCGCCGTAAACGACCAGGTGGACAGCATCACGGCGCAGGATCTGCACCGACGCGTGGATGCCAATATCAGCCACGAGCAAGATGAAATCACGCGGTTGGCCCGCACCTTCAACCGGCTGCTAGAACGGCTGGAAGAAAGCTTTGAAGGGCAGCGCACTTTCGTGAGCAACGCCTCGCACGAACTCCGAACTCCGCTTACCGCTACGATTGGCGAGTTGCAGGTGCTGCTGAACCGTGACCGTGACCCGGCCGCTTACCGCGAGGCCGTAGCCTCGGTGCTCAACGAGTTACAACAACTCAAGCAACTCCTCAACAACTTGCTCGACCTTAACCAAACCAGCAACGCCCACCTCACCGACGAGTTACGACTCGATGAACTGCTTTGGGAAGCTCGCGAAGCCGTGGCGCCCGATCAACGCCGCCGCGTACACATTACCCTCGGCGAGTTGCCCCCGACCCTACTCCACTGGAAATCCGTGGTAACCGCCAACTGCTAA
- a CDS encoding tetratricopeptide repeat protein gives METQPSRLQQLLAFYQDEPNDPFTIYALATEYKATEPLRALEYFQKLLVEHPDYVGTYYHAGKLLEQIQKPEEAEKVYREGLRVSRQAGQMHAASELQQALNQCLGLDYEDD, from the coding sequence ATGGAAACCCAACCTAGCCGCCTACAACAACTTCTGGCCTTCTACCAAGACGAGCCCAACGACCCGTTTACGATATATGCCTTAGCCACCGAGTACAAGGCCACTGAGCCACTTCGTGCTTTGGAATATTTTCAGAAACTCCTAGTCGAGCATCCTGACTACGTGGGCACCTATTACCACGCCGGCAAGCTACTCGAACAAATTCAGAAGCCAGAAGAGGCCGAAAAAGTTTACCGCGAAGGATTGCGCGTGAGCCGCCAAGCTGGCCAGATGCACGCCGCTAGTGAATTGCAACAGGCGCTCAACCAGTGCTTGGGCCTAGATTATGAAGATGACTAA
- a CDS encoding SDR family oxidoreductase, whose translation MEKYVVVTGGTKGIGRAIVLRFLRAGRPVVTCARSASDLVELQTATSREVPGAVLHTLPADLSKQEDCRRFTDFVLGLEGEVDVLVNNTGAFLPGRLQDEPVDGSQLRQMLAANLLSAYDVTLPLLPGLIARRQGHIFTICSTASITAYPNGGSYGIAKHALYGLTRNLREELKEHNVRVTAVLPGATLTASWAGVDLPAERFIQSDDIAEAIFSTYSLSPHAVVEELLIRPQLGDI comes from the coding sequence ATGGAAAAATATGTCGTAGTAACCGGAGGAACAAAGGGCATTGGGCGGGCCATCGTACTACGCTTCCTACGAGCCGGGCGACCAGTCGTTACTTGTGCCCGCTCCGCCAGTGACTTAGTTGAACTACAAACAGCTACGAGCAGGGAAGTTCCCGGTGCTGTACTACATACGTTGCCTGCCGATCTAAGTAAACAGGAAGACTGTCGTCGTTTCACAGATTTTGTGTTGGGCTTAGAAGGAGAGGTAGACGTACTCGTTAATAACACGGGTGCTTTTTTGCCTGGAAGGTTGCAAGACGAACCCGTTGATGGCTCGCAATTGCGCCAAATGTTAGCTGCCAACTTGCTCAGCGCTTATGATGTGACGCTGCCACTGCTGCCCGGTTTGATTGCGCGGCGCCAAGGCCATATCTTCACCATTTGCTCTACGGCTAGCATCACAGCTTACCCCAACGGTGGTTCGTACGGTATTGCCAAACACGCTCTCTACGGCCTTACCCGCAACCTGCGCGAAGAACTCAAAGAACACAACGTCCGTGTGACGGCCGTGCTGCCCGGCGCCACCCTTACCGCCAGTTGGGCCGGCGTCGACTTGCCCGCCGAACGGTTTATCCAGTCCGACGATATTGCCGAGGCAATCTTTTCAACCTATAGCCTCTCACCACATGCTGTAGTAGAGGAATTGCTGATCCGGCCGCAGCTAGGGGATATTTAA
- a CDS encoding response regulator transcription factor — protein MRILLVEDEPKVSAFIRRGLEEEGFTVDTAFDGDMGGRLALSQSYELVILDVILPLRNGYEVLSIIRQHDQQVPVLMLTALGTTQDKLQGFNGGADDYLVKPFDFPELVARVRALTRRRGHEVKGAVLTLADLTLNTTAKTVTRAGQPIKLTAREFGLLELFMRHPGRVLSRAEIAENSWEDSFDSGSNVIDVYVNYLRNKVDKGFEQKLIHTVVGMGYVLRVE, from the coding sequence ATGAGAATCCTGCTGGTAGAAGATGAACCCAAAGTATCGGCTTTCATCCGTCGGGGTTTGGAAGAAGAAGGATTTACGGTGGACACTGCTTTCGATGGCGACATGGGCGGCCGGTTAGCGCTAAGCCAATCGTATGAGCTCGTGATTCTGGACGTGATATTGCCCCTGCGCAACGGCTACGAGGTGTTGAGCATCATTCGCCAGCACGACCAGCAGGTGCCCGTGCTGATGCTCACGGCGTTGGGCACCACCCAAGACAAACTCCAAGGTTTCAACGGCGGCGCCGACGACTACCTGGTTAAGCCCTTCGATTTTCCTGAGCTAGTGGCCCGCGTGCGGGCCCTAACGCGCCGCCGCGGCCACGAAGTGAAAGGAGCCGTGCTCACCCTCGCCGACTTAACCTTGAATACTACGGCGAAAACCGTTACTCGCGCCGGGCAGCCCATTAAGCTCACGGCCCGCGAATTTGGGCTACTAGAGTTGTTTATGCGCCACCCCGGCCGCGTGTTGAGCCGCGCCGAAATAGCCGAAAATTCTTGGGAAGACTCTTTCGATTCCGGCTCCAACGTTATCGACGTGTACGTGAACTACCTGCGCAACAAGGTGGACAAAGGCTTCGAGCAGAAGCTGATCCATACGGTGGTAGGCATGGGCTACGTGTTGCGAGTGGAGTGA
- a CDS encoding sensor histidine kinase: MRFTYVAGRIRIQVTDQGIGISEKALPQIFQPFYRADNARGVVGHGVGLPLARRIIELHGGQLHIQSRLGEGTTAEVVFAAAA, translated from the coding sequence GTGCGCTTCACTTATGTCGCCGGCCGCATCCGGATTCAAGTGACGGACCAGGGCATTGGCATTTCGGAAAAAGCGTTGCCGCAGATATTTCAACCCTTCTACCGCGCCGATAACGCGCGTGGCGTAGTAGGCCACGGGGTAGGTCTGCCGCTAGCCCGCCGCATTATTGAGCTACACGGCGGGCAACTGCACATTCAGTCGCGCTTAGGCGAAGGAACCACCGCGGAAGTAGTCTTCGCGGCTGCAGCTTAA
- a CDS encoding cobalamin B12-binding domain-containing protein, with the protein MNSASLLEAHLEHARNLPAHSSERDEQLRQELNVLRQVLSQRLTITDYSLTLPYLYAGLALVSKPPTTPVTDTVSALWDGAPLLDAARQYLTRLLAGQRTEALMGIRQAMREGAHVRDIYLHIFQPVQREVGRLWHQGQIDVAQEHYCTAATELAIATLHAHLMATPRNGRRLVSATLSGDLHVMPLRIVSDFLESDGWDAYFLGANTPAASVWQAVVAHRAELLVIGASMSHHVVRVRELLAERPASCGAVRIMVGGAPFNADPGLWQAVGADGWAPDAMRAIAEAKRLFSSKRTSALA; encoded by the coding sequence ATGAACAGCGCGTCGTTGTTGGAAGCCCACTTAGAGCACGCCCGGAATTTGCCTGCGCACTCCTCGGAGCGCGACGAACAATTGCGGCAAGAACTTAATGTGCTGCGTCAAGTGCTGAGCCAGCGCCTAACCATTACCGATTACAGCCTAACGCTGCCCTACCTCTACGCAGGGTTGGCGCTAGTTAGCAAACCGCCCACAACACCCGTAACCGACACGGTTTCGGCTTTGTGGGATGGAGCGCCGCTACTAGACGCGGCTCGGCAATACCTGACGCGTCTACTAGCGGGGCAGCGAACCGAAGCCCTGATGGGGATTCGGCAAGCGATGCGCGAAGGCGCCCACGTGCGCGACATCTACCTGCACATTTTTCAGCCGGTGCAGCGCGAAGTTGGCCGCCTTTGGCACCAAGGTCAAATTGATGTGGCGCAAGAGCACTATTGCACTGCCGCCACCGAACTAGCCATTGCCACCTTGCACGCGCACTTGATGGCTACCCCGCGCAATGGCCGCCGGCTGGTATCGGCTACCCTTTCCGGCGACTTGCACGTGATGCCGCTACGCATCGTGAGCGACTTCCTGGAGTCGGATGGGTGGGACGCTTATTTCTTGGGCGCCAACACGCCAGCTGCTTCGGTTTGGCAGGCCGTGGTAGCCCACCGGGCCGAGTTGCTGGTGATAGGCGCGTCTATGAGCCACCACGTGGTGCGGGTGCGGGAACTGTTGGCAGAGCGGCCGGCTTCGTGTGGTGCGGTCCGCATCATGGTTGGGGGAGCCCCCTTCAACGCCGATCCTGGACTGTGGCAAGCCGTTGGCGCCGACGGCTGGGCCCCCGACGCCATGCGAGCTATTGCAGAAGCCAAACGGCTTTTCAGTTCGAAAAGAACCAGCGCGCTGGCTTAA